The following nucleotide sequence is from Patagioenas fasciata isolate bPatFas1 chromosome 9, bPatFas1.hap1, whole genome shotgun sequence.
ctcctccagcgaTGCCACCCCAGAGGAGGCGACGTCGGAGACTTTCCGGTGGAGCGGGAAGTCCTTGCTCAGCACCACCTCGTCCTCAGCGGGCGAGAGGCAGGCTTCGGCGTAGGACACGGCGTAGAGGGAGTCCTGGCACCGGAGCCGTGCCAAGCCCCGCAAGGCACTTTGGCTGGCTGGGGGGGGCAGCTTGGGCAGCAGCAGGTCCTCACCCCCCAGGGAGCCCAGCAGTTTGGCAGTGAGTTCGGAGGGGGACACCATCTCCAGgctgcagaggctggagcagaGGGTCTCTGGGGAGAGGGTGTGCGAGGAGTCGCTctcgggctcgcaggagctgtgCCGCACGCCCAGCTGGCACAGGTGGCCCTGCAGCAGGTCCCGCAGCAGCGCGCTGGTGGGCACCGCGCTGGGCAGATCTGTGGGGAGCCGGAATGCCTGGGGTCAGGCTCGGCCTGATGGCACCAGGGCTGCCAGCCGCCCCACACTCTGTGCCCCGTAGGATGAGAGCAGTGGGATGGGAGGAGCCCCTTTGCCCACAAATCGCCGTGTGCGTGGCATTGGTGATCACCAAAGGAGAAGCAAAATAAGCCGTGGCACCAGGCATGGTGCTGCATTGCAGGGCTTCTCAATCCCCCACACGGGCACTGCTTGCCATGGTGCCAGACAGGGCCACTGGCCTGTAAGGGGATGGCCAGGCTTGGGGAATGAGGCTGGGCATGGGGCATCCTGCTCCTTCAATGCGTGGCACCGGCAGTGGGACACTGACACGGGCAGCAGGACGCCAACACCAGGACCTTACCTGCCCAGAGGGTGCCCGCTTTCCCTGGCACTTACCAGTGGGCTGGGAGCTCTCTGTGGAGGGCATGAAGTCCTCATCATAGGACTCATCATTGGAATCATCCCCGTCCACCGAGGACCAGGCCCGCAGCTTGGCCTCGGCGATGGCAAACTGCTCAGCCACACCTGGTATGGGACAGGCAAGGGTCACACACACACCAGGAGGTTCCCCCACGTTccccctgcaccagcacctccatgCCCACAGTGCTGTGGCACCAGTGGATGGATGATGGCTGAACAGATGGATGATGGATGGGCACAAcctgccccaccagccctgcccgCGCGGTGCCCACCGGCAGCGAAGCGTGCCTCCTGCTCGCCCTCGCTCAGGTGGCAGTAGGAGTTGAAGGCGCTCTCCAGGGCCGTGGGTGGCTCCACTGGCTTGCACCAGCCCTTCCACTCAATGAGGTGGGCGACGCGGCCCTGCGCCATGGCTGTTGGCTTCGTCACATGCTCCTTCACCACCTGTGAGATGCCTGCGAGATGTGCCCCTGCGTCAGCAACCCCTGGGCACTCCGAGACCCCTCCATGAAGcctgtgaccctgggacccagcACCTCCTGTCTCCAGCCCTTGGGTCCTGGCACCCCCATGCCCTCCTCTCGGGTGCCACCAAAGACACCTTGAGCCCCCCAAACTCCCATGGGTGACCCCAATGCCCTCCCCAAGAGTCCCAGCCCCCGCACCCATAGGAGACCCCTCCTTCCCCACATGACCCCCAGGCCCTCCCACACTCAGCGAGCAGTTACCATGCAGCGAGGAACGGGCCAGGGCTGTGATCTCCTGGATGGTCAGCGCGCGCCGCGACTTGGGCAGCATCTCGACAGTGTCCTCAACATTGACCTGCCAGAGCGGGCAGGGGTGTCACAGCCTCCGGCTACCCTGCCCatcccctgcctgctgcctgccacCACTGCCCCCAGGAAGTCCCGTGCCCTGGGAGTCCCACTCGGTGCCCACCCCACGGGGCTTGAGGGGGGTCTGTGCGCATATGTCACAAGCACACGCATGCAGAGGGATGGTCACAGCCACGACACGCAGGGCAGTGGGTACACGCACACCCATGCATGTGTGCGCGCTCCCATGCTGTCATTACACCCATACGCTGCTACTGCGTGGACATGCACTGCTCACTCTCACACCTGCACTCACACACGTGtccacacgtgtgcacacagaaATGTGTGCAGTGCATGCACCCTGCACGTGCCCGCTCATGTAACCAAGTgtaaacacagacacacacacacacactgaccaaaaacacacacatgctCACTGCAGCTGGAGCCATCCTCACCGTGCACACATGTGCACCCACTGTGTACACGTGTGCTCACTGTGCAAACTCCGGAAGTGCATGTActgtatacacacatgcacatgcacacacacatgcgtGTGCATGCCCTGTGCTTGTTGGTGTCACTGAGCATCCTCTCCAGCCCGTgcactctcacacacacacacacttgcatgTGCAAGGTCACCACGGCCAGGCTCCCCAGCATGCACTCTGTGTAAGCACCCGCCGTGCCAGAACATCCCACTGCACGTCCCCCTTGCCTGTCCCAGCCACACCAGGCCCGGAGCCCAGGGCCACGGGGGAAGCGATGCAGGATTTGGAGGCACGCAACAAATTGCATTGCCATGGCAACGAGGCACCGTGGACTGATTTCTCCCAGGATACAGCCCGGCTCGCGGCTGACGTCAGAGCAGCCCTGGAGCTGGCTGCGAGCTggcggggacagacggacagcagggacagacggacagcagGGACAGAGGGGCAACAGAGCCCATCGCGCTCCCAGCGGTGGCCAGGGTGGGTGCCCCCCTGGCGGGGCAGGGCCGGGCTCGGCGGTACCTGGAGGAAATCCTGGCTGTCGAAGGAGGCCTGGCGCAGCAGGCGGGGCAGCGGGCGGGCGGCGCTCAGCGGTGACAGCGCTTTCACCTCCTTCCACTCCACGCACAGCGTCGTGTCCACGGCCACTGCAGGAAGAGCCAAGAGGCATCAGCAACTCtgtcccaccagcagccccccgagccccccaccccagggcagcAGCTTGTTGCCTGGTCTGAGACCAGACACAACTCATTGCAGGGCCGCTCCGGAGCAGCCGTGTGCTGCAGCACGGGTGACTCACACCTGGGCAACCCTTCCGCCTGTGTCAGCGGTAACGTGCGGCCCCAGCCTGGCACTGGGGACCGGGCACCCGTCCTGGCTTGGCGGCTGTTTCGGGAGGGGTGGGGGCAGCTGGACCAGGCTGGGGGAGGAACGGGCTGGGCCAGGTGCTGAGTGCATGGAGGGAGGCGGCACTGGGCCATGCTGCAGGGGGCTGGTGCTCCTCCACCGTCTCCAACACCCCCCTTCTGAGTTCCCCATCTCTGGggcaggagagaaaggagaaaaaaagtgtaTGGGGGATAAAAGCACCTACATGCATCCTCCACTCCAACAGTCTGACCTCCTGGTACCAGCACCCCAAACAGAGGGGTCCCTGCACCCTCAGGCAATGACTCTCAAGCACCAGGGCCAGAGAGGGTCCCTTGTCATTGTGGTCCCCAGGTCAGGCCAGCCCCCAAGGGGCCAGGTCAGGATGTCTCCGAGGACCCTCATACCCCCTGCACCAAGCTGGACCTGGCTGACATAAACCAGCCGTGAGATGGAATATGGAGGGGCAAACAGTGCTCCCCCGTCTGCGGGTAGCCCCtggctcctggagaagctgctgaCAGCACTGGCCCCATCTTCAGCTGTGGGCAGAGGCACCCTGTGGTGATGCCCTGGCATTGGCAcccctggcctgctagcaacagcACTCCCAGGAACCCCTCGGCATGTCTGCAACacccccagctctgtcccagcccccaccagcccctAGTACACCCTCAGATCATGGTCACAGCTGCCATTGCTCCCCTCCCTCCTGCAGCTCCCCCAGGACATCTGCGGCACCCACACAACACCCTGtggcaccccacaccctgcagcACCGCCTCCCAGCCCCCATAGCCACTCCCATAGCCCTCAGACACCTCTATCCCTCTCAATAGCACCCCCATACCCTCCCAGGCCTCCAGCCAGCACCCTAGGACCATATTCCCTTCCCAGCCCGCTCCACACCCCACAccactccccagctcccccaaagCTGCACTCCAGCCCCTCCAATCCCCCTGCTCCCTACACATCCTCACCCCCTCATATCTCCTTGCACCCTGTGGGTCACCCAGCTGCCCCAGAGAAGCATTCTCAGGCCCCAAAACCTCTGTCCCCCCATAGACTCCATCCCCCTATATGTACTCACATCCCCCAGAGCCCTCGAGGTCCCTGGATTCCCCTCACCTCATCCTTAGGCACCCCAACCTTCCATGCCCCCCTCCCCACTTCCATACTGCCCTGTATCCCCAAGCCCACCTCTTAGCCTCCCAACCCCCATAAAACACACCATGCACAGCCACACCATCCCCTAAACCCTCAGCTCCCCCATAGCAGCCCCCCACTCCCCCATAGCAGCCCCCCACTCCCCCATATCAACCAGCCCCATAGCCAGCACCTCCATCGCATCACCCTCTTCCACCCCTTAGCAGCCTCCCCACAGCCCCCGCATCCCCCTAATCTCTGCATCCCCAAGCGCATGGGCTATAGGGGGATACCCTCCATACCCTAAGACCCCCGCCATGGGCCCCAGATTCCGTCCCCATCCCAGCCCGGCGCCGCTCACCCACCGATGGTGGTTttggagccgatgcagcccatgCTCCCGGGGGGGCCCCGGTGCGGACACTACCGCCGGCTCCGCGCCGCCCGCATCGCCCCCCGGCCGCATGGGCGGCCCCGGGCAGCGCCCGTGCCCCGCCGGTAGGTGCTGCCGGGCCGCACCGGGTCGGGCCCGCGGTACCGGAGCCCCGAGCGGTGCTTGTGCCGGGCCGGGGAGCAGCACGTCCAGAGACGTCACtgctgggggaggaagaggagggaaagggggaggtgggaggagggagggagatggggaggaagaggaggaggatggggagacggaaggaggaggaagggcggGAGGaaggctggggaagagaaggacgAGGGGGATGAAGGATGAGGGAGAGGAAAGATGGGGAAAAAGGAggctgggaggaagaggagatgaggagagaaaggagaaggggaatGAAGGCAGCCGGGAAGGATGAAGGAAGAGGGGGGttgaaggaagaggaagagagggatggaggaagaggaggggggcgcgggtgggaggaggaggatggacgaaggaagaggagggggctgacgaagaggaggagggggacgAAGGCCGGGCACCGCGGAGAGCGCCGTgccagcaccgcggacagcgccgccccgcccggccccggggccTCCGGTGCCCCCGGCCCCGGTTTCCCCCCAGCAGGAACACGGCCCCTGGGCCCacgtgagccctggggaacaagaggcagggacagggacccTCCAGCAACACggtccccccaccccaggcatGCCCACAAAAGCCCCCCCTGGGCATGGGCTGGTGGTGCTAGAGAAGCCTGGGGGTCCCACCTTGCTGGTTTGGGGCAGgtgggtgcaggctttaggacaTCACGTCTGACAGCACCACAGCAACCTGCCCTGCAGGCGATCCAGGCCAAGGCCGATGGGTTAAACATGTAGCAAAAAACATCTGTTCATTCTGAAACCTAATGATGGCAATTAATGCAGCTGCATCTTTCGCCTGTCACAGAAGGGTAGTGTTAGGGTGCCACCCTCCCCCTTGGCAAGCAGGGTACTGGAGCAGCGCGAGGGCCTCCCTCTTTACTTACTCACTCCCGGGCAGGGGGAAGCTCCCGGTCCATTCCCCCTGCAC
It contains:
- the FAM131A gene encoding LOW QUALITY PROTEIN: protein FAM131A (The sequence of the model RefSeq protein was modified relative to this genomic sequence to represent the inferred CDS: inserted 2 bases in 1 codon), which produces MRPGGDAGGAEPAVVSAPGXPPGSMGCIGSKTTIVAVDTTLCVEWKEVKALSPLSAARPLPRLLRQASFDSQDFLQVNVEDTVEMLPKSRRALTIQEITALARSSLHGISQVVKEHVTKPTAMAQGRVAHLIEWKGWCKPVEPPTALESAFNSYCHLSEGEQEARFAAGVAEQFAIAEAKLRAWSSVDGDDSNDESYDEDFMPSTESSQPTDLPSAVPTSALLRDLLQGHLCQLGVRHSSCEPESDSSHTLSPETLCSSLCSLEMVSPSELTAKLLGSLGGEDLLLPKLPPPASQSALRGLARLRCQDSLYAVSYAEACLSPAEDEVVLSKDFPLHRKVSDVASSGVASLEEEEEVEEP